The following proteins are co-located in the Acanthochromis polyacanthus isolate Apoly-LR-REF ecotype Palm Island chromosome 7, KAUST_Apoly_ChrSc, whole genome shotgun sequence genome:
- the LOC127534850 gene encoding LOW QUALITY PROTEIN: arylsulfatase K-like (The sequence of the model RefSeq protein was modified relative to this genomic sequence to represent the inferred CDS: inserted 2 bases in 2 codons; deleted 1 base in 1 codon), whose protein sequence is MVHDDALIGRLSFDPGSKVVQLPYINYLRQLGSTFLNAXTNSPICCPSRAAMWSGQFVHLTQSWNNFKCLGENATTWMDLLEKSGYLTNMIGKLDYISGSHSVSNRIEAWTRDVQFLLRQEGRPFLNLLXNMSTVKIMTKDWQNTDKATQWIRQMAASSHQPFALYLGLNLPHPYKTESLGPLQEDPPSRTSPYWLKKGMLFCPQLLQIDSVSRFKSL, encoded by the exons ATGGTGCATGATGATGCATT GATTGGTCGATTGTCTTTTGATCCTGGCAGCAAAGTTGTGCAGCTGCCCTACATAAACTATCTTAGGCAGCTGGGTTCCACTTTTCTTAATG ACACCAACTCTCCAATCTGCTGCCCCTCAAGAGCAG CAATGTGGAGCGGCCAGTTTGTTCATCTCACTCAGTCGTGGAACAACTTTAAGTGTTTAGGTGAAAATGCAACCACATGGATGGATTTGCTAGAGAAGAGTGGATATCTTACCAACATGATTGGCAAACTGGATTATATCTCAGGGAGCCACTCGGTCAG CAACCGAATTGAGGCG TGGACCCGAGATGTTCAGTTCCTCCTGCGCCAAGAGGGCCGGCCGTTTCTGAACTTGT GGAACATGTCGACTGTAAAAATCATGACGAAAGACTGGCAAAACACAGATAAGGCTACACAGTGGATCCGCCAGATGGCTGCATCCTCACACCAGCCTTTCGCTCTTTATCTGGGCCTCAATTTACCTCACCCATATAAAACTGAATCCCTGGGCCCACTGCAGGAGGATCCACCTTCGCGTACCTCACCGTACTGGCTTAAAAAAGGCATGCTTTTCTGTCCTCAACTGTTGCAAATTGATAGTGTTTCTCGATTCAAATCCCTGTGA